From the Pseudomonas syringae KCTC 12500 genome, the window CGACGCCTCGTTCTGCGGGCAAATGGCCGCCCGGAGGCCTGAAAATGAGACGCTGGTACATGAGATGGCAATTTGGGCGGCGAAGAGACGTAACAGACGGTGTAAAGTTACCTTTGGTCGTGCTAGTTTAGTGACCACTTTTTATTTTCGCGTGGGCGAATTGCCAGTCAGAACATAGACTTGGCACCACGTATTAAAGGGGTTTAGGCCCTTATTTTCAGATTTCTTCATTAGAGGCACTGGATTACATGGAAATCGGTCTGCGCGAGTGGCTGATCGTCATCGGCATAATAGTCATCGCCGGTATTCTCTTTGATGGCTGGCGCCGTATGCGCGGCAGCAAGGGTAAATTGAAATTCAGACTGGATCGGAGCTTCTCCAACCTTCCGGATGAAGAAGAAACCACGTCTGCCGAAGTGCTGGGTCCGCCCCGTGTGCTGGATACGCACAAGGAGCCGCAGCTCGACGAGCAGGATCTGCCGTCCATGAGCGCCAGCCCGCGTGAAGGCAAGCGCAGCAACAGCGACAAGCGCAATGACAAGAAACGCAAAGACGAGCCACAGCAGGGCGACCTGAACCTGGATCTCGACGGCCCGAGCCTGTTCACCGGCCGCGACGACGATTTCCCGGATGACAAGCCTGCCCAGCGCATCACCGAAGACAAGGACCTGCCTCCGGTTGAGGAAGTACTGGTCATCAGCGTGATCTCGCGCAGCGAAGGCGGTTTCAAGGGCCCGGCACTGTTGCAGAACATTCTGGAAAGCGGCCTGCGTTTTGGCGAGATGGACATTTTCCACCGTCACGAGAGCATGGCTGGCAACGGCGAGGTGCTGTTCTCGATGGCCAATGCGGTCAAGCCCGGTGTGTTCGACCTGGACGATATCGACCATTTCAGCACCCGTGCGGTCAGCTTCTTCCTCGGCTTGCCAGGCCCTCGTCATCCCAAGCAGGCATTCGACGTCATGGTTGCCGCCGCTCGCAAGCTGGCTCACGAGCTGGATGGCGAACTGAAGGATGATCAGCGCAGCGTCATGACCGCGCAGACCATCGAGCATTACCGCCAGCGCATCGTCGAGTTCGAACGTCGTGCGTTGACCCAGCGTCGCGGTTAAGCAAGCCCTTGGGCAGGTCCCCGATCATGAGCGTGCTGCGGCACGCCCTGTCGGGGCCTGACCTGAACAGAACAGAGCCAACAGATTAAGCAGCCTCGGCTGCTTTTTTGCTTTTTGAGAGAACACCGTATGAAGGCCGTCGAAACCCGAATCCTGGAACTGCGTGCAGAGCTGGATCAGCACAACTACCGCTACCACGTTCTGGATGAACCGAGCATTCCGGATGTCGAGTACGACCGCCTGTTTCACGAGCTCAAGGCCCTGGAGGCGGAAAACCCCCATCTGGTCACTCCTGATTCGCCGACGCAACGGGTCGGAAGCGCTGCCTTGTCGGCGTTCACCCAGGTGCGTCACGAAATGCCGATGCTCAGCCTGGGCAACGCGTTCGAAGAAAACGACATGCTTGAGTTCGACCGGCGGGTGACCGAGGGGCTGGACTTGCCGGCCGGCGACCTGTTTGGCGAAGGCAGCAAGGTGCAGTACAGCTGCGAACCCAAGCTGGACGGTCTGGCAGTCAGCCTGCTGTATCGCGATGGCGCTCTGGTGCGGGGCGCGACACGCGGCGACGGAACCACCGGCGAAGACATCAGTGTCAACGTGCGCACAGTGCGTAACATCCCGCTCAAGCTGCAAGGCAAGGGCTGGCCGGATGTGCTGGAAGTGCGCGGTGAAGTGTTCATGTCCAAGGCCGGTTTCGAGCGCCTCAACGCCAGTCAGCTGGAAATCGGCGGCAAGACCTTCGCCAACCCGCGCAACGCAGCAGCGGGCAGTCTGCGTCAGCTGGATTCCAAGATCACGGCCAACCGGCCGCTGGAGTTCTGTTGCTATGGCCTGGGCCAGACGTCGGCGGAAATCGCCGACACTCACATCGGCGTGCTTGAAGCGCTGAAAAAATGGGGCATGCCGGTCAGTCGCGAGCTGAAACTGGCGAATGGCGTCGAGGAGTGCCTGGCCTATTACCGCGATATCGGTGAGCGACGCCTGGCGCTGACTTACGAGATCGACGGCGTGGTGTTCAAGGTCAACAACCTGGCAGCGCAGCGCGAACTGGGCTTCCGCGCCCGTGAGCCACGCTGGGCGATTGCCCATAAATTCCCCGCCATGGAAGAGCTCACCGAACTGCTGGATGTCGAGTTTCAGGTGGGCCGTACCGGCGCAGTGACGCCGGTCGCGCGGCTCAAGCCGGTCAAGGTGGCAGGCGTCATGGTCGCCAACGCCACGCTGCATAACATGGACGAAGTGGCGCGGCTCGGCCTGATGATCGGCGACACGGTGATCATCCGGCGTGCCGGTGACGTGATTCCACAGGTGGTGCAGGTCGTTGCCGAGCGCCGCCCCGAGAATGCCAGGGCAGTGCAGGTTCCACAGACCTGCCCGGTGTGCGGCTCGCACGTCGAGCGCACGCAGTTGATCAAACGCAGCAAAGGCAAGGAAACCGTCACCGAGGGCGCGGTGTATCGCTGTGTCGGGCGTCTGGCCTGCGGTGCGCAACTCAAGCAGGCGATCATCCATTACGTCTCGCGTCGCGCCATGGACATCGAAGGGCTGGGTGACAAGACCATCGAGCAACTGGTCGATGAGAAACTCATCGGCTCGCCTGCCGATCTGTACAAGCTGAAATACGAACAGATCATCGACCTGGAAGGCTTCGCTGAAATCTCCAGCAATAAGCTGCTCAAGGCCATCGCCGACAGCCGACAGCCAACCCTGGCGCGCTTCATCTATGCCTTGGGTATTCCCGATGTGGGTGAAGAGACGGCCAAGGTCCTGGCGCGTTCGCTGGCGTCGCTGGAGCGTGTCAAACAGGCTTTGCCGGAAGTCTTGACCTACCTGCCGGATGTCGGCCTGGAAGTGGCTTACGAGATTCACAGCTTCTTCGAGGACGAGCACAACCGTAGCGTCATCGATGCGCTGCTCGGTGAATGCGGTCTGCAATTGCAGGACCAGGGCGAGCTGGGCGCCGAGTTCGCGGCCAGCACCACACTGGAAGGGCTGATCGACAAACTGCACATTCCGTCGGTAGGGCCGGGTGCTGCGCAGAAACTGGCGGACCGGTTCGGTACGCTGGAGGCCATCATCAGCGCCGACTGGCTGGACATGCGTCAGGCACTGCCGGAGAAACAGGCCAAGTCGGTCCGCGATTTCTTCGACGACAGCGCAAACGCCGAGCGTGCCCGCGCCATCGAAGCCCAGCTCAAGGACTTCGGCATGCACTGGCGCAGCGAGAAAAAAACCGTTGAAGGCTTGCCGCTGGCCGGCCAGACCTGGGTTCTGACCGGCTCGCTGGAGCGCATGAGCCGCGATGTCGCCAAGGAAAAACTCGAAAGCCTCGGTGCCAAGGTGTCCGGCTCGGTCTCGGCCAAGACCCACACCGTAGTCGCGGGGCCTGGTGCCGGCTCGAAGCTGACCAAGGCCAACGAACTGGGTCTTACCGTGCTGGACGAAGATGCACTGCTCAAACGCTTGACCGAGCTGGGCGTGGCGGTTGATTGAGGGAGGCCGACGCTCCGTATGCCCTGATGATCGTGCGACGCTCTGCGTCGCAGGCAGTTCTGGACGCTCTGCGTCCGATCTTGAGTGTGAGGGTGCGGCGTAGATCTGTGACGCGGAGCGTCACGCACTGCAATCCCACGCTGGAGCGTGAGGAACGATAATCCCCACTACCGTGCGACGCACCGTTTTGGCTCATGAACACGCCGTCAGCCTTATCATTCATGCCGCTCGATAATATTTTTGAACCCCTGAAGCGTCGGCATGATCTAGTCCATGCAAGGTCAACGAGAGATCGCCATGTATCGCTTCTTCGAGCAGCTGAGTTCACGCATCACCGCCCCATTTGTCGGCGAATCCAAACGTAACAGCAAGGTCTGGCAGTGCACCTGTGGCCAGTCGGTGTTTTTCCCTAATACCCAATGCCTGGCCTGCTCTGCAGCGCTGGGCTATCTGCCTGAGCAGGGCCGCGTCGCTACGCTCGAGGCAGGGCCTGAGCCCACCACCTGGCGCTTGAGCGATGAGCCAGGTGCCGGGCTGTATCGGCGTTGTGCCAACCTCGGCACCCCGGCAGCCTGTAACTGGCTTTTTCCAGAGCACAATGCCGGCGAATTCTGTGTCGCCTGCAGCCTCAATCACACCATTCCCGACCTGTCCGTGGTTGAAAACGGCGAGCGCTGGCGCAAGGTCGAGACCGCCAAGCGGCGTCTGGTCGCGCAGTTGATTTCTCTGGGCCTGCAGGTCATCCCCAAGACCGTCGACGAAGAAACCGGCCTGGCCTTCGATTTTGTCGGTGTCGATCTGGAAGGCAACTTGCCAACCACAGGCCATGCTAACGGCCTGATTACCCTGAATATCGAAGAAGCCGACGACGCACACCGTGAAGCGATGCGCGTACAGATGCACGAGCCCTATCGCACCTTGCTCGGCCATTTCCGTCATGAAGTCGGTCATTACTACTGGGATCGGCTCATCGCCAATACCCATTGGCAGGACAGCTATCGCAACCTGTTCGGCGACGAGCGCGCCAGCTACGCCGACGCCCTCGATCACCACTACAAGAACGGCGCGCCGGACAACTGGCAGGAAAGCTTTGTCAGTGCCTACGCGACCATGCACTCATGGGAAGACTGGGCCGAAACCTGGGCGCATTACCTGCACATGATGGATGCGGTCGACACCGCGCTGGGGTTTGGCATGAGTGCTCGCGACATGGAGCTCGATTACCAGCCGTTTCCGCTGGAAGTGCTCTACGACCCTCAGCATCCGGGTGGCCCGGCGTTCCTGTCGTTCGTCAATGCCTGGATCGAGCTGGCGAGCATGCTCAACGAGCTGTCACGCAGCATGGGGCAACCGGATTTCTATCCGTTCGTGCTGCCGCCAGCGGTCATCGCCAAGCTGCACTTCATCCATCTGGTGATTCAGGATGCCGGTGGCAAGGCCGATGAGGTTCTGCAGGCCCAGTAACGCGAGTAGTGCCTGACACGCTTTGGCGGCGTGTCAGGCACTTGTTCAAAAGCGGGTCAAAGCGTCAGGGTCAGCCTGCGCTCGAAACCGATACGCCCGCGATACGCCTCACCGGTATCCACCCAGCCCTGGCCTGTATAAAGCCCGATGGCAGCCAAGTTGTCCGCGTCCACCGACAGCATCAATTGAGTGATGTCCGGCCATTTCAGGCGCAACGCTGCAGGCAGCGCTTGCAGGCACGCCTTGCCCAGCCCCTTGCCCTGCTCACGATGATCGATCTGCAGCGCATGCAGTGTCGCCGTCAGATCCTCCTGAGCCCAGTGCGGCAGACAGTCGTCGCGCTTGAGCAGGAAAAACCCCACGGGCTTCTCGTCACCGAGCAGCACGAAGCCGCAAATGTTCGGGCTGGGTCTGACCAGAAGCGTATTGAGCGCTGTGTAGATGTCGCCGGAGAACTGGATCTGTTCCTGCGTAACCTCGAGGTATCCGAGCTGCTGGCGTTGAGAGGCGCTGAGGTCGTGGTAGTCGACCAATCGAGTCTGCATGAGCAACCTGCTGGCTGATTATGTTGAGGCGGGCAGGGTACAGGATCGAATGGGGCCGTTTCGAGGATTTGTCACGCCGCGGAGCAATACGCAGTTGCCTTTCAGCCCCGGCACACAAGTGCTTGAGCCCCCTCGAAATTTTTATCCGCAGCAACGGTTGTAAACTCGCGCAAGACCGGTACAATGGCGCGGCTCGCCAACTGGTGAGTGTCGTTATGGTGACCCCATCGGTCCCCCCGCAACGATTACCCGTGAACCTGGTCAGAGCCGGAAGGCAGCAGCCACAGCGGGAACATTGTGTGCCGGGGTGTGGCTGGTGGGGGCACCACCTATCTCAAGGTTCTTTCTGAAAGGGGCCTACTCGTAAAAATAACAGCCTGTTCCTATTCCTGTTTCGACTGCGCCCTGCGCTGGCGAGAACTTCGTGCGTCTGTAAAAACAGTCTGCCCGGCACCGAGATAAAACCGCCGGATGTCTCTGTCCCGGCGGTTAATCCTACGTGGCCTGCCTTACTGCCATCGTGCCAGGAAGATGGAGCGACCACTCTGATGTGGCGAGCGGTGTACTAGTTTGGGAATGCTTTCTTCGCAAATACCTTTGCCCGCAAAGAAATAGAAGCGGTCTTGCTTGGCTTCCCTGGTTCTCTGCTCGACAGCCTTGGCGTCCAGAGGCGTCATTTTCCCAAAATACCCCGCTTCAAATATTCCTTCCGATTCTGCGCGTTTCACGTATTCGGTGCCGCGACCCTCGATGGTGGCGATGCAGATGACCTTTTTCGGCCCTTTATCCTGATGCCATTGGTCTGCGCCCTGATTTTTGGCCCTTCGCAGTTGGAACTCATGAGGTCTCAATTGTTGCTGTTCCCCGGTGAGCGTGGTTGCAATGTCCTTCGCTACGGCCGTTATTGATCGTTCGTAGTCGGTTGCTTTCAGATCAATAACCTTTCCAACGGTCTCCTGTCTCCAGGCCGGGTTACTGAGACTGCTTTGCTCATGCAAAAAACGTCTTGTAGGTTCTGCTATGGGAACGGTGAAATACCCTTTCTCCATGAGTTTTGCCGTCTTTTCCTGAATCTGTTCCGGCTTCAGCTTCAACTCATCAAAAGGCTGGGGCTGGGTGTAGTAAGCCGATGTGCCAACTCCGCCGCGAATGCCGTAGGTCACGGATATTTTCCTCTGGTTGAATGTGGTGCTAACCACGAATTGGCCTTTTGGGCCGCTTGAACGCTTGGGGCTTGGTAGCCCGTCGCTCGGGGCCGTGAGTGGCAACTCATTGAGGAGCAGTTCCATGCTGTCCGATCAGTTTCGACGAACA encodes:
- the zipA gene encoding cell division protein ZipA; protein product: MEIGLREWLIVIGIIVIAGILFDGWRRMRGSKGKLKFRLDRSFSNLPDEEETTSAEVLGPPRVLDTHKEPQLDEQDLPSMSASPREGKRSNSDKRNDKKRKDEPQQGDLNLDLDGPSLFTGRDDDFPDDKPAQRITEDKDLPPVEEVLVISVISRSEGGFKGPALLQNILESGLRFGEMDIFHRHESMAGNGEVLFSMANAVKPGVFDLDDIDHFSTRAVSFFLGLPGPRHPKQAFDVMVAAARKLAHELDGELKDDQRSVMTAQTIEHYRQRIVEFERRALTQRRG
- a CDS encoding DUF1826 domain-containing protein, which gives rise to MTYGIRGGVGTSAYYTQPQPFDELKLKPEQIQEKTAKLMEKGYFTVPIAEPTRRFLHEQSSLSNPAWRQETVGKVIDLKATDYERSITAVAKDIATTLTGEQQQLRPHEFQLRRAKNQGADQWHQDKGPKKVICIATIEGRGTEYVKRAESEGIFEAGYFGKMTPLDAKAVEQRTREAKQDRFYFFAGKGICEESIPKLVHRSPHQSGRSIFLARWQ
- a CDS encoding GNAT family N-acetyltransferase; this translates as MQTRLVDYHDLSASQRQQLGYLEVTQEQIQFSGDIYTALNTLLVRPSPNICGFVLLGDEKPVGFFLLKRDDCLPHWAQEDLTATLHALQIDHREQGKGLGKACLQALPAALRLKWPDITQLMLSVDADNLAAIGLYTGQGWVDTGEAYRGRIGFERRLTLTL
- the ligA gene encoding NAD-dependent DNA ligase LigA, giving the protein MKAVETRILELRAELDQHNYRYHVLDEPSIPDVEYDRLFHELKALEAENPHLVTPDSPTQRVGSAALSAFTQVRHEMPMLSLGNAFEENDMLEFDRRVTEGLDLPAGDLFGEGSKVQYSCEPKLDGLAVSLLYRDGALVRGATRGDGTTGEDISVNVRTVRNIPLKLQGKGWPDVLEVRGEVFMSKAGFERLNASQLEIGGKTFANPRNAAAGSLRQLDSKITANRPLEFCCYGLGQTSAEIADTHIGVLEALKKWGMPVSRELKLANGVEECLAYYRDIGERRLALTYEIDGVVFKVNNLAAQRELGFRAREPRWAIAHKFPAMEELTELLDVEFQVGRTGAVTPVARLKPVKVAGVMVANATLHNMDEVARLGLMIGDTVIIRRAGDVIPQVVQVVAERRPENARAVQVPQTCPVCGSHVERTQLIKRSKGKETVTEGAVYRCVGRLACGAQLKQAIIHYVSRRAMDIEGLGDKTIEQLVDEKLIGSPADLYKLKYEQIIDLEGFAEISSNKLLKAIADSRQPTLARFIYALGIPDVGEETAKVLARSLASLERVKQALPEVLTYLPDVGLEVAYEIHSFFEDEHNRSVIDALLGECGLQLQDQGELGAEFAASTTLEGLIDKLHIPSVGPGAAQKLADRFGTLEAIISADWLDMRQALPEKQAKSVRDFFDDSANAERARAIEAQLKDFGMHWRSEKKTVEGLPLAGQTWVLTGSLERMSRDVAKEKLESLGAKVSGSVSAKTHTVVAGPGAGSKLTKANELGLTVLDEDALLKRLTELGVAVD
- a CDS encoding zinc-binding metallopeptidase family protein, with the translated sequence MYRFFEQLSSRITAPFVGESKRNSKVWQCTCGQSVFFPNTQCLACSAALGYLPEQGRVATLEAGPEPTTWRLSDEPGAGLYRRCANLGTPAACNWLFPEHNAGEFCVACSLNHTIPDLSVVENGERWRKVETAKRRLVAQLISLGLQVIPKTVDEETGLAFDFVGVDLEGNLPTTGHANGLITLNIEEADDAHREAMRVQMHEPYRTLLGHFRHEVGHYYWDRLIANTHWQDSYRNLFGDERASYADALDHHYKNGAPDNWQESFVSAYATMHSWEDWAETWAHYLHMMDAVDTALGFGMSARDMELDYQPFPLEVLYDPQHPGGPAFLSFVNAWIELASMLNELSRSMGQPDFYPFVLPPAVIAKLHFIHLVIQDAGGKADEVLQAQ